TCTACACCCCAAAACAAAAAATAATTAACTATCAATTTAAAACAAATCAAAAACCAAAAAATAAATACTATGAAGAATTTTTTTAAAATAGCTGTTGTAGGAGTTGCATTAGTAGTAAGTTCGTTTACAGCTTCAGCTCAAAAAGTTGCACACATCAATTTGGATTCATTAATCACGTTGATGCCTGAATCAAAAGTAGCTCAACAAGCTGTTCAAGATTATGCAAAACAATTGGAACAACAAATTGTGGCAATGCAAACCGAATTGCAAACAAAATATGAAGCATTCCAAAAAGATGCTCCAAACATGGCACCAATTGTAAAAGAGTCGAAAGAAAAAGAATTAAACGACTTAAATCAACGTATTACTGATTTCCAACAACAAGCACAAGCTGATTATCAAAGAAAAAGCGCTGACTTATCGAAACCTGTTTACGAAAAGGCTAAAAAAGCAATTGATCAAGTTGCTAAAGAAACCGGTTATAAATATGTGTTAGACACTAGTACAGGTTTGGTTTTGTACAGCGAACCAACAGAAGACATCATCAATGCAGTTATGAAGAAATTAGGAATTACAGCTCCAGCTGCAAATACTCCTCCAAAAAAATAAGCATTCCTTTACAAATATTTAAAGCCCTGAGTCAATAACTCAGGGCTTTTTTATTTGTATATTTGAGATACAAATTATTCCCCTTGAACAAAAAAAAACCAATAGGTGTATTCGATTCCGGTTTCGGAGGCTTAACTGTTTTAAAAGAAATTGTAAAACAGATGCCTCAGTATGATTTTATCTACTTGGGCGATAATGCACGTGCTCCCTATGGTCCTCGTTCATTCGAAACTGTATATGAATACACTTTAGCGTGCGTAAAAAAATTGTTTGATATGGATTGTGAGCTGGTTATTTTAGCCTGTAACACCGCTTCAGCAAAAGCACTCAGAACTATTCAACAAAAAGATTTGCCGACTCTCGCTCCAAACAAACGCGTATTAGGCGTCATTCGTCCGACTACTGAAGTGGTTGGAAAATTAAGTAAAACAGGACATATTGGTGTTTTAGGGACAACAGGAACAATAACATCCAACTCCTACCCGATTGAAATCTCTAAATTTTATCCGGAGATTACGGTACATCAGGAAGCTTGCCCGATGTGGGTTCCGATTGTGGAAAGCAATGAAATTGAAAATGAATCCACCGATGCATTTATTAAGCAGCATTTAGACAATTTACTCT
This portion of the Bacteroidota bacterium genome encodes:
- a CDS encoding OmpH family outer membrane protein, producing the protein MKNFFKIAVVGVALVVSSFTASAQKVAHINLDSLITLMPESKVAQQAVQDYAKQLEQQIVAMQTELQTKYEAFQKDAPNMAPIVKESKEKELNDLNQRITDFQQQAQADYQRKSADLSKPVYEKAKKAIDQVAKETGYKYVLDTSTGLVLYSEPTEDIINAVMKKLGITAPAANTPPKK
- the murI gene encoding glutamate racemase; translation: MNKKKPIGVFDSGFGGLTVLKEIVKQMPQYDFIYLGDNARAPYGPRSFETVYEYTLACVKKLFDMDCELVILACNTASAKALRTIQQKDLPTLAPNKRVLGVIRPTTEVVGKLSKTGHIGVLGTTGTITSNSYPIEISKFYPEITVHQEACPMWVPIVESNEIENESTDAFIKQHLDNLLSQDKNIDTIILGCTHYPLLMNKIKQQLPENILLLSQGEIVADGLVDYLKRHPEMEEKCSKGNSIEFYTTDAPEKFDSAASMFYGKEVKSKHMEL